A stretch of Sulfurimonas xiamenensis DNA encodes these proteins:
- a CDS encoding rhodanese-like domain-containing protein — MKKTILSLLLLSTWLFATVKNEEASQALLDSKIPIVDIRTPAEWRETGLLKGSIPIMFFDEKGNYDINDFLQKLNSAVDTKKPFAIICRTGSRTRILASFLSQKLNYDVINIKRGILYAKYLKLDILPYKPN; from the coding sequence TTGAAAAAAACAATATTATCACTTTTGCTTTTATCCACTTGGCTTTTTGCTACTGTTAAAAATGAAGAAGCTTCTCAGGCACTGCTTGATTCAAAAATACCGATTGTTGATATAAGAACTCCTGCCGAGTGGAGAGAGACTGGACTTTTAAAAGGCTCTATACCTATTATGTTTTTTGATGAAAAAGGCAATTATGATATAAATGATTTTTTACAAAAACTAAATAGTGCTGTTGATACAAAAAAGCCTTTTGCTATCATCTGCAGAACAGGAAGCAGAACAAGAATTCTGGCATCTTTTTTATCTCAAAAATTAAATTATGATGTTATAAATATAAAAAGAGGTATTCTTTATGCAAAATATCTAAAATTGGATATTTTGCCTTATAAACCTAATTAA
- a CDS encoding efflux RND transporter permease subunit has product MNRFIEYFIKNSRLNYALLVFLIFMGIDAYIKIPKEIFPDVELDKISVLGSYRGTSANIMDKMAVRDIEDEISNISGIDKTETTITPGAFAILLTLNENANKEITLGRVKDAIALSRQYLPSDMNEPVAQLLDKTRPLIRLALSSSTLSIGELTLIAQDLKSKISKLDNISEVLIRGDSDEEVIIKIDSEAVLAYGLQHASVQKAIANLSYIYPVGNIEQKGKFAYVSTVNGKADAQEYKESILNIDEKYIKLGDIAEVSIEYPQTETLATFNNKKIISLVISKGTKGDALVLSKVLREYIKNIEKNYDGVDFNFYQDSSKPIKERLDTIISNLMFGLILVFISMYILINLRVAFIVTLGIPFSFIIGLLTIYHLGYSINMISLLGALIVIGIVVDDAIVVGENIQRYIDEGMDNYSAAIRGVKEMVLPVTLATVTTVAAFLPIFMMQGEIALFILLIPITVVIILIASLIESFFFLPLHAQEFLRKSNNLISWVPLQKFYVRLILHFLHFKKISLLLFLILIPLATFYIAQSMKFQFFPNFDGNYLYISGKLNINTPLEDTYEISKEIEAKLMEHSEEFSLKAISSVVGYRRSLSGETQRNNSVFMITMELYDRVDTNWVDKYINPILNFSFEFDNPNKIRQKQTFELSPRAKEIIDVYRSKYNMEDLGVMEDKPGLIKSDIQINLSGSNDEILQKNIKKLEDELSKMEYIKDYSNNIKYGKMEYKIKINSYGESLGLSEASVAKTLSAYFLEQKQTTTFNESGIMEIKTEDSSKDNIERFLNFNLALSDGRYVKLSDIADISEIKDYEKIDKLNGNIIKTVFANVDKRKITAEEILEKLKPTLDSIAKMGVHVELLGEKEKNEQLKNDMKKAVFLAIFLIFLTLLLIFSKIKYVLMVMSVIPLSVLGALIGHKIMGINLSMASIIGILGLAGVVINDGIIMIDFLHGTHKLEDFLQRAKLRLRPIIITSVTTFLGLFSLIFYATGQAVILQPIAISLGFGLVWGTFLNLIYLPTLYAMVNKIEPTK; this is encoded by the coding sequence TTGAATAGATTTATTGAATATTTTATAAAAAACAGCAGATTAAATTATGCTTTGCTGGTTTTTCTAATTTTTATGGGCATTGATGCTTATATAAAAATACCCAAAGAGATTTTTCCTGATGTAGAACTTGATAAAATCAGTGTTTTAGGCTCTTACCGCGGAACAAGCGCCAATATTATGGACAAAATGGCTGTTCGTGATATAGAAGATGAGATAAGCAATATTAGCGGTATTGATAAAACAGAGACCACCATCACTCCCGGTGCATTTGCGATACTGTTAACACTTAATGAAAATGCAAATAAAGAGATAACGCTTGGTCGTGTGAAAGATGCCATAGCGCTAAGCAGACAGTATCTGCCTTCAGATATGAATGAACCCGTTGCACAGTTGCTGGATAAAACAAGACCTCTTATAAGGTTGGCTCTTTCATCATCTACCCTCTCAATAGGCGAATTGACTCTTATTGCCCAAGATTTGAAATCAAAAATATCAAAACTAGATAATATTAGTGAAGTTTTGATTCGCGGTGATTCTGATGAAGAGGTGATTATTAAAATAGATTCAGAAGCGGTTTTGGCATATGGACTTCAGCATGCAAGTGTACAAAAAGCGATAGCAAATTTATCATACATATATCCTGTCGGCAACATAGAGCAAAAAGGAAAATTTGCTTATGTATCAACTGTTAACGGAAAAGCCGACGCACAAGAGTACAAAGAGAGCATTTTAAATATTGATGAAAAATATATAAAGCTGGGTGATATAGCTGAGGTAAGCATAGAGTATCCGCAGACTGAAACTTTGGCAACTTTTAACAATAAAAAAATAATTTCTTTAGTTATATCAAAAGGAACAAAAGGTGATGCGCTTGTTCTATCAAAAGTACTTAGAGAGTATATTAAAAATATAGAAAAAAATTATGATGGAGTTGATTTTAATTTTTATCAAGACTCTTCTAAACCCATAAAAGAGAGACTGGATACCATTATTTCAAATTTGATGTTTGGTCTGATTTTGGTTTTTATATCAATGTATATATTGATAAATTTAAGAGTTGCATTTATTGTGACTCTTGGAATTCCGTTCTCTTTTATAATAGGACTTTTAACTATTTACCATTTGGGATATTCAATAAATATGATTTCTTTGCTTGGAGCATTGATAGTTATAGGTATAGTAGTTGATGATGCAATTGTTGTAGGTGAAAATATTCAACGATATATAGATGAAGGGATGGACAATTACAGTGCTGCAATTAGAGGTGTTAAAGAGATGGTGCTTCCCGTAACACTTGCAACTGTAACAACAGTAGCAGCATTTTTGCCCATCTTTATGATGCAGGGGGAGATAGCACTTTTTATTTTGCTTATTCCTATTACTGTAGTTATAATTTTAATAGCTTCTCTAATAGAGAGTTTTTTCTTTTTGCCTCTTCATGCACAGGAATTTTTAAGAAAAAGCAATAATTTAATTAGCTGGGTACCTTTACAAAAGTTTTATGTTAGGCTGATTTTACATTTTTTACATTTTAAAAAAATATCATTGTTGCTTTTTTTAATCTTAATTCCGCTGGCAACCTTTTATATAGCACAATCTATGAAATTTCAATTTTTTCCTAATTTTGATGGAAACTATCTATATATATCAGGAAAACTAAATATCAATACTCCGTTGGAAGATACATATGAGATATCAAAAGAGATTGAAGCAAAACTGATGGAACATTCAGAAGAGTTTTCTCTTAAAGCAATATCTTCTGTTGTCGGTTATAGAAGAAGCCTCTCAGGAGAGACGCAAAGAAACAATAGTGTTTTTATGATTACCATGGAGCTTTATGACAGGGTTGATACAAACTGGGTTGACAAATATATAAATCCAATTTTAAATTTTAGTTTTGAATTTGACAATCCTAATAAAATAAGACAAAAACAGACCTTTGAACTCTCTCCGCGAGCAAAAGAGATAATTGATGTTTATAGAAGTAAATACAATATGGAAGATCTTGGTGTTATGGAAGATAAACCGGGACTTATTAAGAGCGATATTCAGATAAATTTATCTGGAAGCAATGATGAGATACTTCAAAAAAATATAAAAAAACTAGAAGATGAACTCTCTAAAATGGAGTATATTAAAGATTATAGCAATAATATAAAATATGGAAAAATGGAGTATAAAATTAAAATAAACTCTTATGGGGAAAGCTTGGGGTTGAGTGAAGCTTCTGTTGCTAAAACACTTAGCGCTTATTTTTTAGAGCAAAAACAGACAACCACTTTTAATGAATCGGGAATAATGGAGATAAAAACAGAAGATAGTTCAAAAGACAATATTGAAAGATTTTTAAACTTTAATTTAGCGCTAAGTGATGGTAGATATGTGAAATTATCTGATATTGCCGATATTTCAGAGATAAAAGATTATGAAAAAATAGACAAGCTCAATGGAAATATAATTAAAACGGTATTTGCTAATGTTGATAAGAGAAAAATTACAGCTGAAGAGATTTTAGAAAAATTAAAACCGACATTGGATTCAATAGCAAAAATGGGTGTGCATGTTGAACTTTTAGGAGAAAAAGAGAAGAATGAGCAATTGAAAAATGATATGAAAAAAGCAGTTTTTTTAGCAATATTTTTGATTTTTTTAACTCTGCTGCTTATTTTTTCAAAAATAAAATATGTGCTTATGGTCATGAGCGTTATTCCTCTCTCTGTATTAGGAGCCCTGATTGGGCATAAAATAATGGGAATAAATCTCTCTATGGCTTCAATAATAGGAATTTTAGGATTAGCAGGCGTTGTTATTAATGATGGAATAATAATGATAGATTTTTTGCATGGAACTCATAAGCTAGAAGATTTTCTACAAAGAGCAAAACTGAGACTTCGTCCAATTATTATAACATCGGTAACAACATTTTTAGGACTCTTCTCACTTATATTTTATGCAACGGGACAAGCTGTTATACTGCAACCGATTGCAATATCTTTAGGTTTTGGTCTTGTTTGGGGAACATTTTTAAATCTTATTTATCTGCCCACACTTTATGCCATGGTAAATAAAATAGAGCCAACTAAATAA
- a CDS encoding DUF445 domain-containing protein, which yields MKLSKTFLTNSIAVILVFLSFLFESTLNSLLLYTGLFALSGAVTNQLAIHMLFEKVPFLYGSGVIPARFEAFKDAIKNLMMSQFFTRNQLDNFFKSEERKINLVPIIEKTDFSPAFDALSKTVMESSFGGMLGMFGGANALEGLREPFSLKMKNAVIKIVQSETFNYTLQKHLQNSSLSEDMIQSIENIIEIRLNELTPHMVKEIVQQLIKEHLSWLIVWGGVFGGLIGLLSSFMLSM from the coding sequence TTGAAGTTATCTAAAACTTTTCTTACAAACAGCATCGCCGTAATACTTGTTTTTTTATCATTTTTATTTGAAAGTACTTTAAATTCTTTGTTGCTATATACAGGTTTATTTGCACTTTCGGGTGCAGTAACAAATCAACTTGCAATTCATATGCTATTTGAAAAAGTACCTTTTTTATATGGTTCAGGAGTAATACCTGCTAGATTTGAAGCTTTTAAAGATGCTATTAAAAACCTTATGATGAGCCAATTTTTCACCCGAAATCAACTAGATAACTTTTTTAAAAGTGAAGAGAGAAAGATAAATTTAGTTCCTATTATAGAAAAAACTGATTTCTCACCCGCTTTTGACGCGTTAAGCAAAACTGTTATGGAGTCCTCTTTTGGAGGAATGCTTGGGATGTTTGGAGGAGCAAATGCACTTGAAGGACTTCGTGAACCATTCTCTTTAAAAATGAAAAACGCCGTTATTAAAATAGTACAGAGCGAAACTTTTAACTACACTCTGCAAAAGCATCTGCAAAATTCATCTTTAAGTGAGGATATGATTCAATCTATTGAAAATATTATTGAAATTAGATTAAACGAATTAACTCCACATATGGTAAAAGAGATAGTACAACAGCTTATAAAAGAACATCTCTCTTGGCTTATAGTTTGGGGTGGAGTTTTTGGTGGACTGATTGGCTTGTTAAGTTCTTTTATGCTATCAATGTAG
- a CDS encoding RNA-binding S4 domain-containing protein, translating into MNYKLKDEYIELYKLLKVLDLVDSGAEAKLIIANGHVRRNGEVELRKRAKIQVGDIIEIADVVIEIS; encoded by the coding sequence ATGAATTATAAGTTAAAAGATGAGTATATAGAACTTTATAAACTTTTAAAAGTTCTAGATTTGGTCGATAGCGGAGCAGAAGCAAAGCTAATAATTGCTAATGGTCATGTCAGAAGAAACGGTGAAGTTGAGTTAAGAAAAAGAGCAAAGATTCAAGTGGGTGATATTATAGAGATTGCTGATGTAGTTATAGAAATCTCTTAA
- a CDS encoding cold-shock protein — MAELLDGSVKWFNEEKGYGFIQQDNGGKDVFVHFRQVNRTGPGRVSLAEGQRVTFELGEGQKGPQAENVTPL; from the coding sequence ATGGCAGAATTGCTAGACGGATCAGTTAAATGGTTCAATGAAGAAAAAGGTTATGGTTTTATTCAACAAGACAATGGTGGCAAAGATGTATTCGTACACTTTCGCCAAGTGAACAGAACGGGACCAGGTCGCGTCTCTTTAGCTGAAGGTCAAAGGGTAACTTTTGAACTAGGCGAAGGACAAAAAGGTCCTCAAGCTGAGAATGTAACTCCGCTATAA